One Neisseria sp. Marseille-Q5346 genomic region harbors:
- a CDS encoding 23S rRNA methyltransferase — MQFAAQDREVFLNYQLLTIFLLVLFLLVLFFVRHKQSNNSDKQSAHASKGGHKSAAYTASSEDGSDWIEKVNQTVSNADNQDWEWGGSGSNDATASVSAQEVDPLTEYQVYKQFGYESKAAESLAGYLNTLEDGAPEKLVHELIGLNLRVGNIDMLADTLERHSVSLSEDSVAEYLKAGLALDSTNLRLRVFAEHYLGWNMQEVDRQIGEQSGLEVASDEHIAFENDSVERIVVPGMGKRAPIVLGKKDFGEISPEEMGAVIGFAKPERSAKILKDKISYETALHQYNKAIQTSAKPAGLIIDALRLDYQNEEVGQFAKHLWKLYHSLGQYGRQVKERMLGWGYSLGYHEIFDDLEKGPSEQQIKEIGLKCGYIQPSSLQMKAKYRELVQKDSSIISASSSPADEALKEVESLLAYGQLDLAIGTLEQAVLQYPQESQLYIILFDLYERVEDWGRLEQFLRLLRERVVSLPEEVVLAMSRLLQRMNQYSKK; from the coding sequence ATGCAGTTTGCAGCACAAGACCGGGAGGTGTTCTTGAACTATCAACTTTTAACTATTTTTTTGCTGGTGCTTTTTTTGCTGGTGTTGTTTTTTGTTCGTCATAAACAAAGTAACAATTCAGACAAACAAAGCGCGCATGCATCAAAAGGCGGCCATAAATCTGCCGCTTATACAGCCTCCTCTGAGGATGGAAGCGACTGGATTGAGAAAGTCAACCAGACAGTTTCCAATGCGGATAATCAAGACTGGGAATGGGGCGGAAGCGGCTCAAACGATGCAACAGCTTCTGTTTCCGCACAAGAAGTCGATCCGTTGACCGAATATCAGGTTTATAAACAGTTCGGCTATGAGAGTAAGGCTGCAGAGTCTTTGGCCGGTTATCTCAATACTTTGGAAGACGGCGCTCCGGAAAAGCTGGTTCATGAATTAATTGGTTTGAATCTGCGAGTTGGCAACATCGATATGCTGGCGGATACGCTTGAGCGCCATAGTGTTTCCCTTTCTGAAGACAGCGTAGCCGAATACCTGAAAGCCGGTCTGGCTTTGGATTCTACCAACCTACGCCTGCGTGTTTTCGCTGAGCATTATCTCGGTTGGAATATGCAGGAAGTGGACCGTCAAATTGGCGAACAAAGCGGTTTGGAAGTTGCTTCCGACGAGCATATTGCCTTTGAGAACGATTCGGTTGAACGCATTGTCGTTCCAGGTATGGGCAAACGTGCGCCTATCGTATTAGGCAAGAAAGATTTTGGCGAAATCAGTCCTGAAGAGATGGGTGCGGTTATTGGTTTTGCCAAACCGGAGCGCAGTGCAAAAATCCTGAAAGACAAGATTAGCTACGAGACTGCTTTGCATCAATACAACAAAGCAATCCAAACTTCTGCGAAGCCTGCTGGTCTCATTATCGATGCCTTGCGTCTGGATTATCAGAATGAAGAAGTAGGGCAGTTTGCCAAGCATCTGTGGAAGCTTTACCACTCCTTGGGTCAATATGGCCGTCAAGTAAAAGAACGTATGCTTGGTTGGGGTTATAGCCTTGGTTATCACGAAATTTTTGATGATTTGGAAAAAGGGCCGTCTGAACAGCAAATTAAAGAGATTGGCTTAAAATGCGGTTATATTCAGCCAAGTTCTTTACAGATGAAAGCCAAATATCGGGAGTTGGTTCAAAAAGACTCTTCGATTATCAGCGCCAGCTCTTCACCAGCTGATGAAGCTCTGAAAGAAGTGGAATCTTTGTTGGCCTACGGTCAGTTGGATTTGGCCATCGGTACTTTGGAACAGGCTGTTTTGCAGTATCCTCAAGAATCGCAGTTGTACATTATCTTGTTTGATTTGTACGAACGCGTTGAAGATTGGGGACGTTTGGAACAATTTCTGCGCTTGTTGCGTGAACGTGTTGTCAGCCTGCCTGAAGAGGTTGTTTTGGCAATGAGCCGTCTCTTGCAACGAATGAACCAATATTCAAAAAAATAA
- the rlmD gene encoding 23S rRNA (uracil(1939)-C(5))-methyltransferase RlmD: MGVKEQYQETEVFSLDYEGRGVARVDGKTVFIGGALPGERVTFVIHKEKKQFAEAQVEKVLKASSERVEPACCYFDTCGGCSLQHVSFGAQVALKQRIWEEQLERIGKVKPEIILPPLYGYSWYYRDRARLSVSVDKQGRLKLGFQAKKSHDVVNIRHCQILPKHVSDRLPDVRNLLQKLHDDGVKVKFVEFYCGKNLTVLNIRFVNQPFGQILSELRNWFDKILSGTEKAWQIWLQDHAESLPFYPENAPALNYTFAQFDVEMPYKPGDFTQINAQLNEVMVARAVRLLNPQKRERIADLFCGLGNFSLPLAKSGASVVGIEGADYLVDRARENARLNRCAENMTFSVADLFDTDEKTVESWGKFDKMLLDPPRNGAYAVVKSLHKPFLPQKIVYVSCNPSTFARDAGVLVDKGYKFKAAGIMNMFAQTSHVESIGVFEL, encoded by the coding sequence ATGGGTGTGAAAGAACAGTATCAAGAGACGGAAGTTTTTTCTTTGGATTATGAGGGCAGGGGTGTTGCCAGAGTCGATGGGAAGACTGTATTTATCGGCGGTGCGCTGCCTGGAGAACGTGTAACGTTTGTCATACATAAAGAGAAAAAGCAGTTTGCCGAGGCTCAAGTTGAAAAGGTTTTGAAGGCTTCTTCCGAACGTGTCGAGCCGGCGTGTTGCTATTTTGATACATGTGGCGGCTGTTCGCTTCAACATGTTTCTTTCGGAGCGCAAGTTGCGTTAAAGCAACGGATTTGGGAAGAGCAGTTGGAGCGGATAGGTAAGGTCAAACCGGAGATAATTTTACCTCCTTTATATGGTTACTCCTGGTATTATCGCGATAGAGCACGTTTAAGTGTTTCGGTGGATAAGCAAGGCCGTCTGAAACTCGGTTTTCAGGCCAAAAAAAGCCATGATGTCGTCAATATCCGCCATTGCCAGATTTTGCCTAAACATGTGTCCGATAGATTGCCTGATGTCCGTAATTTGCTGCAAAAGCTGCATGATGACGGTGTAAAAGTAAAATTTGTTGAGTTTTATTGCGGAAAAAATTTGACGGTGCTCAACATTCGTTTCGTAAATCAACCGTTTGGACAAATATTAAGCGAATTGCGTAATTGGTTTGATAAGATATTGTCGGGTACTGAAAAGGCATGGCAAATATGGTTGCAAGATCATGCCGAGTCCTTGCCGTTTTACCCTGAGAATGCGCCAGCCCTGAACTATACTTTTGCTCAATTTGATGTGGAAATGCCTTACAAACCCGGTGATTTTACGCAGATTAATGCGCAGCTGAACGAAGTGATGGTGGCAAGGGCTGTCAGGCTTTTAAACCCTCAAAAAAGGGAGCGGATTGCCGATCTGTTTTGCGGTTTGGGCAATTTCAGTTTGCCGTTGGCAAAAAGTGGCGCATCGGTTGTCGGTATTGAAGGCGCTGATTATTTGGTAGATAGGGCAAGGGAAAATGCCCGCCTGAATCGTTGTGCTGAGAATATGACGTTTTCTGTTGCCGACTTGTTCGATACCGATGAAAAAACTGTTGAGTCATGGGGAAAATTTGACAAGATGCTACTGGATCCGCCGAGAAACGGGGCTTATGCTGTTGTCAAATCGCTACACAAACCGTTTTTGCCTCAGAAGATAGTGTATGTTTCGTGTAATCCATCAACATTTGCACGAGATGCCGGTGTCTTGGTTGATAAGGGCTATAAGTTTAAGGCAGCAGGAATCATGAATATGTTTGCACAAACCTCGCATGTTGAATCCATCGGTGTGTTTGAGTTGTAA
- a CDS encoding L,D-transpeptidase codes for MKKILFGLTAALLTSAAAANTLIPDVSPASSGQHVVINITQQRLFLYDNGKLSKIYPVAVGKAMTQTNLGEHKIGAKAYNPVWHIPKSIQKERNDGVKSVPAGPNNPLGPVFVRLGDPKLSLGIHGTNAPASVPGVRSHGCVRMKSPDALEFAKTIATGSPASVIYQMASLNEDANQNLWLAAYRDPYDKKNLDTAALKKSIAAWAKAHGKTIPAARVDAILKGRTGAANCLTCAKGVKLKSPLKSLAWTSGTDAYSKPKVMPKLAPAKDVVLPQGTEIEVDATDDANKAASEPKQSVRPTPVKPVKPAAKPATTPADAPASAPKAASEPATAPASAPVKEAPASSEPADLLF; via the coding sequence ATGAAAAAAATACTGTTCGGCCTGACAGCCGCCCTTTTAACTTCAGCCGCTGCTGCAAACACACTTATTCCAGACGTTTCCCCCGCTTCTTCCGGACAACACGTCGTTATCAATATTACGCAACAGCGTTTGTTCCTCTACGACAACGGTAAACTGAGCAAAATTTATCCCGTTGCCGTCGGCAAAGCCATGACCCAAACCAATTTGGGTGAGCATAAAATCGGCGCAAAAGCCTACAACCCGGTTTGGCATATCCCTAAATCCATCCAAAAAGAACGCAATGACGGCGTAAAAAGCGTACCGGCCGGCCCAAACAATCCGCTGGGCCCGGTATTTGTCCGTCTTGGCGACCCTAAATTGAGCCTTGGCATTCACGGCACCAATGCCCCTGCCAGCGTACCTGGCGTCCGCAGCCATGGTTGCGTGCGCATGAAATCGCCTGATGCATTGGAATTTGCCAAAACCATCGCAACAGGTTCTCCTGCCTCCGTTATCTACCAAATGGCAAGCCTGAACGAAGATGCCAACCAAAACTTGTGGCTGGCTGCCTATCGTGACCCGTACGACAAGAAAAACCTTGATACGGCTGCCCTGAAAAAAAGCATTGCCGCCTGGGCAAAAGCGCACGGTAAAACCATTCCTGCCGCGCGTGTGGATGCAATCCTGAAAGGACGCACCGGCGCAGCAAACTGTCTGACCTGCGCCAAAGGCGTGAAACTCAAATCGCCTTTAAAATCTTTGGCATGGACCAGTGGCACGGATGCTTACAGCAAACCTAAAGTCATGCCGAAACTAGCTCCTGCTAAAGATGTGGTATTGCCTCAAGGCACTGAAATCGAAGTCGATGCTACCGACGATGCAAACAAGGCAGCATCTGAACCGAAACAAAGCGTTCGTCCGACTCCGGTGAAACCGGTAAAACCTGCTGCCAAACCGGCAACCACTCCGGCCGATGCTCCTGCTTCTGCACCTAAAGCCGCTTCCGAACCGGCTACTGCCCCAGCCTCTGCGCCTGTAAAAGAGGCTCCGGCAAGTAGCGAACCGGCAGATTTGCTGTTCTAA
- the queC gene encoding 7-cyano-7-deazaguanine synthase QueC, producing MEKQQALVIFSGGQDSTTCLIQAIQTYGRENVQAITFQYGQRHAIELERARWIAQDLGVKQTVLDLSLMQQITHNALMDDTASIETTSDGLPNTFVDGRNALFLLYAAIYAKGREIRHIIAGVCETDFSGYPDCRDVFVKSMNVTLNLAMDYAFQIHTPLMYLTKAQTWALADEMGVLDYIREHTHTCYNGVVGGCHECPSCILRERGLSEYLESKKAV from the coding sequence ATGGAAAAACAGCAAGCCCTCGTTATTTTTTCGGGCGGGCAGGATTCAACAACCTGCCTGATTCAGGCAATTCAAACATATGGCCGTGAGAATGTGCAGGCCATCACTTTTCAATATGGACAACGCCACGCCATCGAATTGGAGCGCGCGCGTTGGATTGCCCAAGATTTGGGCGTGAAGCAGACAGTACTCGATTTGAGCCTGATGCAGCAGATTACGCATAATGCCTTGATGGATGATACGGCATCCATTGAAACAACTTCAGACGGCCTGCCTAATACATTTGTAGATGGACGCAATGCTTTGTTTTTACTTTACGCCGCCATTTACGCCAAAGGGCGGGAGATACGCCATATCATTGCCGGCGTGTGCGAAACCGATTTTTCCGGTTATCCAGACTGTCGCGATGTGTTCGTCAAGTCGATGAATGTTACGCTGAATCTGGCCATGGATTACGCTTTTCAAATCCACACGCCCTTGATGTATTTAACCAAAGCGCAAACTTGGGCATTGGCGGATGAAATGGGTGTGTTGGATTATATTCGCGAGCATACGCATACCTGTTATAACGGTGTTGTCGGTGGATGCCATGAATGCCCAAGCTGTATTTTGCGCGAGCGCGGTTTGTCAGAATATTTGGAAAGTAAAAAGGCCGTCTGA
- a CDS encoding CDP-alcohol phosphatidyltransferase family protein produces the protein MSIYALKPKFQNLLRPIVKRLYQKGITANQVTLFACAVSILIGLLLALFADVSTLFWLLPIWLFVRMALNAMDGMLAREFGQQSALGGYLNEITDIVADAALYLPFAFIAPFGGVQIALFIWLAAMTEFCGVLGQVHGNGRRYDGPFGKSDRAFFIGALAVWYAIAGSFHLTFYILMWLACAALVYTCYKRVINGLKAV, from the coding sequence ATGAGCATCTACGCCCTGAAACCAAAATTCCAAAACCTGTTGCGTCCCATTGTTAAGCGACTGTATCAAAAAGGCATTACTGCCAATCAGGTTACCCTGTTTGCCTGCGCCGTTTCCATTTTGATCGGTTTGCTTTTAGCATTGTTTGCAGATGTATCCACATTATTCTGGCTTTTGCCGATCTGGTTGTTTGTCCGCATGGCGCTGAATGCGATGGACGGCATGTTGGCACGGGAGTTCGGCCAGCAATCTGCACTAGGCGGTTATTTGAATGAAATCACTGATATTGTCGCCGATGCTGCTTTGTATCTGCCTTTTGCCTTTATCGCGCCCTTCGGCGGCGTACAAATTGCCCTGTTTATTTGGCTGGCGGCAATGACTGAATTTTGCGGCGTTTTGGGACAAGTCCATGGCAACGGCCGTCGTTATGACGGGCCATTCGGCAAAAGCGACCGCGCATTCTTTATCGGCGCATTGGCAGTATGGTATGCAATCGCCGGCAGCTTCCATCTGACTTTCTATATCCTTATGTGGCTGGCCTGCGCGGCATTGGTTTATACCTGCTATAAACGTGTCATCAATGGCTTGAAGGCCGTCTGA
- a CDS encoding Pycsar system effector family protein: protein MSLNDWKEDGRPKQMGDQEKPLNDGTAAESQQDVDFWDHNQNGVVENEVEAVADAVEIQETVEGQEVVEHPEMPSEKSEKKAKRKKDKAKKKKNKAEDLNASDLLGTNKGVETMFRNAVRSEMELLALAATKANIMISLNGFIVSALMISGAFIFSSSPEFLIPASTFMITAAASIVFALLSASPERIGKMQAARTWFKDFIRGRSKLRDLKTRLSSTETRFFGGSQPNILIYEDRVKLQKDQYWEMMQEIMGDRKQIYEKMSDHLYWLGLLADKQFKYINLSYAVFRWGLLASLAAFIGVKTLPSLLMPPDNNAAELRSLGINMFNGVFEPSAVQQLPDGKLLIAEDEPNHAFSIISIDKTGKFVEDEALDTRVITGFKRRLSDLEALARDDEGFIYALTSHSRTRKGNRSPDREHLMRFKIQDGNVLGLTSYDNLTQVLETDHKLHDLIRERTKAEVSFEEINIEGMAFDPVKKRLVLGFRDPEFNNMALVAFISNPKDVFERNAKPEFDEVAVIDIDGGGIRSLNYDPVLKTYVIANEVKDENGQKFSQLWTWSGNPTDEPQKISLPNLQHITNVEAVDSITINGKPQMILMGDEGNASQKITAKYMLVDYSQLGKQ, encoded by the coding sequence ATGAGTTTGAATGATTGGAAGGAAGATGGTCGGCCGAAGCAGATGGGCGACCAAGAAAAACCTTTAAACGACGGCACAGCTGCCGAATCCCAACAGGATGTTGATTTTTGGGATCACAATCAAAACGGTGTTGTTGAAAACGAAGTTGAGGCTGTGGCTGACGCGGTAGAAATTCAGGAAACGGTAGAAGGTCAGGAAGTGGTTGAACATCCTGAGATGCCGTCTGAAAAAAGTGAGAAGAAGGCCAAACGTAAAAAAGACAAGGCGAAGAAGAAAAAAAATAAAGCCGAGGATTTGAATGCGTCTGATCTGTTGGGTACGAATAAGGGCGTGGAAACCATGTTCCGTAACGCTGTACGCTCGGAGATGGAATTGTTGGCGCTGGCGGCAACCAAAGCCAATATTATGATTTCGCTGAATGGTTTTATTGTTTCTGCGCTGATGATTTCGGGTGCGTTTATTTTTTCATCATCGCCCGAATTTTTGATTCCGGCCAGTACGTTTATGATTACTGCCGCCGCGTCTATCGTGTTTGCATTGCTTTCTGCTTCGCCGGAACGTATCGGCAAAATGCAGGCGGCGCGTACATGGTTTAAGGATTTTATCCGCGGACGTTCGAAACTGCGGGATTTGAAAACCCGCCTCAGCAGTACCGAAACGCGCTTTTTTGGTGGCAGCCAACCCAATATTTTGATTTATGAAGACCGTGTGAAACTGCAAAAAGATCAATATTGGGAAATGATGCAGGAGATTATGGGCGACCGTAAACAAATCTATGAAAAGATGAGCGACCATCTTTACTGGCTTGGTTTGTTGGCGGATAAACAGTTCAAATACATTAACTTATCTTACGCGGTATTCCGTTGGGGCTTGCTGGCTTCGCTGGCGGCATTTATCGGCGTGAAAACATTGCCGTCATTGCTGATGCCTCCGGACAACAACGCGGCAGAGCTGCGTTCGCTGGGAATCAATATGTTTAACGGCGTATTTGAACCTTCTGCCGTACAACAGCTTCCGGACGGCAAGTTGCTGATTGCGGAAGACGAACCCAACCATGCATTCAGTATCATCAGCATTGATAAAACCGGCAAGTTTGTGGAAGACGAGGCATTGGATACACGCGTGATTACCGGTTTCAAACGCCGTCTCAGCGACTTGGAGGCTTTGGCTCGCGACGATGAAGGCTTTATCTACGCGCTGACTTCACACTCGCGCACCCGTAAAGGCAACCGCTCGCCTGACCGCGAACACCTGATGCGCTTTAAAATCCAAGACGGCAATGTGTTGGGGCTGACCAGTTACGACAATTTGACGCAGGTTTTGGAAACCGATCACAAGCTGCATGATTTGATTCGCGAGCGAACCAAGGCAGAAGTTTCTTTTGAAGAAATCAATATTGAGGGCATGGCGTTTGATCCTGTGAAAAAACGTCTCGTTTTGGGCTTCCGTGATCCTGAGTTCAACAACATGGCTTTGGTCGCGTTTATCAGCAATCCGAAAGATGTATTTGAGCGCAATGCCAAGCCTGAGTTTGATGAAGTGGCCGTGATTGATATTGATGGCGGCGGTATCCGTTCCCTCAACTATGATCCTGTGTTGAAAACCTACGTTATCGCCAATGAAGTGAAGGATGAGAATGGACAGAAATTCTCACAACTGTGGACTTGGAGCGGTAATCCGACCGATGAACCGCAAAAAATCTCTCTGCCTAATCTGCAACACATCACCAACGTTGAAGCAGTCGATTCGATTACTATTAACGGCAAGCCACAGATGATTCTGATGGGCGATGAAGGTAATGCTTCGCAGAAAATTACTGCCAAGTATATGTTGGTAGATTACAGTCAGCTGGGTAAACAGTAA
- a CDS encoding PepSY domain-containing protein, whose amino-acid sequence MKKFLLIAIVALSAATAGASDYIEHKIYSDKNFEQNRAKAVKMLEQRGYQVHDVEADSRRGQPVLDIEAFKDGSEYDIVLSYPDLKIIKERIDY is encoded by the coding sequence ATGAAAAAATTTTTATTGATCGCCATCGTTGCTTTGTCTGCCGCTACTGCCGGTGCCAGCGATTATATCGAACATAAAATCTACAGCGACAAAAACTTCGAGCAAAATCGTGCTAAAGCCGTAAAAATGTTGGAACAACGCGGCTATCAAGTCCACGATGTTGAAGCCGATAGCCGTCGCGGCCAGCCTGTATTGGATATCGAGGCTTTTAAAGATGGTAGTGAGTACGACATTGTTTTGTCTTACCCTGATTTGAAAATTATTAAAGAACGCATCGATTATTAA
- a CDS encoding bifunctional alpha/beta hydrolase/class I SAM-dependent methyltransferase yields the protein MSEQQKYFSTQDGTSLFYRYRPAADGSSDKAIVLFHRGHEHSGRMMFVADELGFDDFAYFAWDARGHGYSPGERGDSPSIGTSVSDVDDFIRHIQSEYGIKPENICVIAQSVGAVLVSTWLHDYAPKIRCAVLASPAFKVKLYVPFARTGLKIMQKWRGNFFVNSYVKAHYLTHNVERQKSYDNDPLIARAISVRILLGLYEAAERVVADAQAITTPVQLLISGSDWVVHHKPQHDFYNRLGSHIKERHILPGFYHDTLGEQNREIAFVEMRRFIRERFNQPLQQVDLTQAHLFGDSRREADELATPLPVCTPRGAFWATYRASLKLGSRWSEGLRIGQETGFDSGSTLDYVYRNQPQGSNAFGVWVDKYYLNAIGWRGIRQRKVNIGKAIQTASAKLREARKPVHVLDIASGHGRYVLDALTADTLPDSVRLRDYSPINVEAGRKLIAERGLQNTVTFNEVNAYDRANYHDLQPRPTLGIVSGLHELFADNDLILNSLYGFGEAIETGGYLIYTGQPWHPQLEMIARALTSHKAGSPNWVMRRRSQQEMDQLVEKAGFEKIHQWIDEDGIFTVSLAVKK from the coding sequence ATGTCCGAACAGCAAAAATACTTTTCTACCCAAGACGGTACTTCGCTTTTCTACCGCTATCGCCCTGCTGCCGATGGTTCTTCCGACAAAGCCATTGTGCTGTTTCATCGCGGGCATGAGCATTCCGGCCGGATGATGTTTGTGGCGGATGAGTTGGGTTTTGATGATTTTGCCTATTTTGCTTGGGACGCACGCGGTCATGGTTATAGTCCCGGTGAACGCGGCGATAGTCCGAGTATCGGCACTTCGGTTTCAGATGTGGATGATTTTATCCGACACATCCAAAGCGAATACGGTATCAAACCTGAAAACATCTGCGTGATTGCGCAAAGTGTCGGCGCGGTATTGGTTTCTACTTGGTTGCACGATTACGCGCCGAAAATCCGTTGCGCCGTATTGGCTTCGCCTGCGTTCAAAGTCAAACTCTATGTTCCGTTTGCCCGTACCGGTTTAAAAATCATGCAAAAATGGCGTGGCAATTTCTTTGTCAACAGCTACGTCAAAGCCCACTATCTGACCCACAATGTCGAACGTCAAAAAAGCTACGACAATGATCCACTGATTGCCCGCGCTATTTCTGTGCGCATCCTGCTGGGTTTATATGAGGCGGCCGAGCGCGTCGTGGCCGATGCACAAGCGATTACTACGCCTGTACAACTGTTGATCTCAGGCAGCGATTGGGTTGTTCATCACAAACCGCAACACGATTTCTACAACCGCTTAGGCAGCCATATTAAAGAGCGCCATATCCTGCCCGGTTTCTACCACGATACTTTAGGCGAGCAAAACCGTGAAATTGCATTTGTCGAAATGCGCCGTTTTATCCGCGAGCGTTTCAATCAGCCTTTACAACAAGTCGATCTGACTCAAGCGCACTTATTTGGAGACAGCCGTCGTGAAGCTGACGAACTGGCTACGCCTTTGCCTGTTTGTACGCCTCGTGGCGCATTTTGGGCAACATATCGCGCCTCGCTCAAACTGGGCTCGCGCTGGAGTGAAGGCTTGAGAATCGGTCAAGAAACAGGTTTTGATTCGGGTAGTACACTGGATTACGTTTACCGCAATCAACCGCAAGGCAGCAATGCTTTCGGTGTATGGGTGGACAAATACTATCTCAACGCCATCGGCTGGCGCGGCATTCGCCAACGCAAAGTCAATATCGGCAAAGCCATTCAGACGGCCTCAGCCAAACTGCGTGAAGCAAGGAAACCTGTACACGTTTTGGATATCGCGTCCGGTCATGGCCGCTATGTATTGGACGCACTGACTGCCGACACATTGCCTGATTCCGTACGCTTGCGCGATTACAGCCCGATTAATGTCGAAGCCGGACGCAAGCTGATTGCCGAGCGCGGCTTGCAAAACACGGTAACCTTCAATGAAGTCAATGCCTACGACCGCGCCAATTATCACGATTTGCAGCCGCGTCCAACGTTGGGCATCGTCTCCGGCCTGCACGAATTGTTTGCCGACAACGATTTGATTTTGAACTCACTCTACGGCTTCGGCGAAGCCATCGAAACCGGCGGCTACCTGATTTACACCGGCCAGCCTTGGCATCCGCAGCTCGAAATGATTGCCCGTGCGCTGACCAGCCACAAAGCAGGCAGCCCCAATTGGGTAATGCGCCGCCGCAGTCAGCAGGAAATGGATCAGTTGGTTGAAAAAGCCGGTTTTGAAAAAATCCATCAATGGATAGACGAAGACGGTATTTTCACCGTGAGCTTGGCAGTGAAGAAATAA
- a CDS encoding phosphatase PAP2/dual specificity phosphatase family protein yields the protein MKPSLKTSLLKLILVGILFYTSYGLSNHYAASLDYVPEIAFAWESNIPFWAWTIVPYWSLNLMYVAAFFLCRDTQEQSRYVAHLVAAQLIATVCFVLFPLRFGWHKPPADGLSGWLFDSLAAFDLPYNQAPSLHIALAVIVGAFYWTRFPKIRLPLFVWQSLIALSVLTTYQHHFIDVPTGALLGWLVLWAFPHQITSPLKLGLSDIRSRKIALLYLLGACLTALPVLLGGVWLWLIWMSVSLLMVAFAYLTGNVAFFQKQANGKLSVAATVLLLPYLVGVRLNMAYWLRGKAKTAQVRNDVWIGSVWGISNHLPAVLDVCAEYPCRSYQGAYRALPLLDMVTPSENDLVQTALILETLRQKHGKVLVCCALGYGRSAAVVLTWLLVYGGCKNLAQAKAELKQARPQMVLSPATAQVVQAAVNRLKQG from the coding sequence ATGAAACCCTCCCTCAAAACCTCCCTGCTCAAGCTGATTTTAGTCGGTATTCTGTTCTACACCAGCTACGGCCTCTCCAACCATTACGCGGCATCGCTGGACTATGTGCCTGAAATCGCTTTTGCATGGGAGAGCAATATTCCGTTTTGGGCATGGACGATTGTGCCTTATTGGTCGCTAAACCTGATGTATGTAGCGGCATTTTTTCTTTGCCGTGATACACAAGAACAAAGCCGATATGTAGCGCACCTTGTAGCCGCCCAACTGATTGCGACTGTTTGCTTTGTGCTGTTTCCGCTGCGTTTCGGGTGGCATAAACCGCCCGCCGATGGGCTGTCAGGCTGGCTGTTTGATTCATTGGCTGCATTTGATTTGCCATACAACCAAGCGCCATCTTTACATATCGCGTTGGCGGTTATCGTGGGTGCATTTTATTGGACGCGCTTTCCCAAAATCCGCCTGCCGCTTTTCGTATGGCAAAGCCTGATTGCCTTGTCGGTACTGACGACTTATCAACATCATTTTATTGACGTGCCAACCGGAGCATTGCTCGGCTGGCTGGTGTTATGGGCTTTCCCGCATCAGATAACTTCGCCGTTAAAACTGGGCTTGAGTGATATACGCTCAAGAAAGATTGCGCTGCTGTATTTGCTTGGTGCGTGTTTGACGGCGTTACCCGTGCTGCTGGGTGGTGTGTGGCTGTGGTTGATATGGATGAGCGTGTCTTTGCTGATGGTGGCCTTTGCCTATTTGACTGGGAATGTGGCCTTCTTCCAAAAACAGGCTAACGGTAAATTATCGGTGGCAGCGACGGTTTTGCTGTTGCCTTATCTGGTGGGCGTACGGCTAAACATGGCGTATTGGTTACGAGGTAAGGCGAAAACGGCACAAGTCCGCAATGATGTATGGATTGGCAGCGTTTGGGGAATTTCAAACCATCTGCCTGCCGTATTGGATGTATGCGCCGAATATCCCTGCCGTAGCTATCAGGGAGCATATCGCGCTCTGCCTTTACTGGATATGGTAACGCCGTCTGAAAACGATTTGGTTCAGACGGCCTTGATATTGGAAACCTTACGCCAAAAACACGGCAAAGTGCTGGTATGTTGCGCTTTGGGTTATGGAAGAAGTGCCGCAGTGGTGCTGACGTGGCTACTGGTCTATGGTGGCTGCAAAAACTTGGCGCAAGCGAAGGCCGAACTCAAACAGGCTCGGCCGCAAATGGTATTATCGCCGGCCACTGCCCAAGTAGTCCAAGCTGCGGTCAACCGTTTAAAACAAGGATAA